The Lates calcarifer isolate ASB-BC8 linkage group LG6, TLL_Latcal_v3, whole genome shotgun sequence genome includes a region encoding these proteins:
- the LOC108883154 gene encoding uncharacterized protein LOC108883154 isoform X5, with protein sequence MNLHHVLFFCFFSALCGGNSGINIYTGPEGGSGTINCHFTLPGNRKFFCKNECKGEDILVQTDDVRANRGRYSIEYKGESSGRGIVSMTIRNLTQSDSGTQYRCGLGGSLVPDSFWDFEVRVSDELLDKNSGLIQTDTERENVTYSCIDAVNRDRIFFCKGECKKEEDILIETDKNRAQSGRYSIEYKEGSTFGLYVTITQVVKSDSGQYRCGYGRALSPDSSRTFSVIVVDAPTTSKPTWTHRPSSTSVPSASTPPPIISSPGHSTPSSVLPETTNQPAAAGSTTSKPKLTLRPFSLSIPSASTPTPSMRFSSRGFTPSSVLPETTNQPAAAGSTTSKPKLTLRPFSLSVPSASTPTPTLQSMSFSSRGFTTISFLPETTNQPAAACTPHGVNSFKHSSFWCFQASTTSKLNRTLLPFSASIPSATTATSHRLSTTSSVFPVSTDQSASASQFSVQCLSTCQSASRTKTFLFQQMTTTCCKMSY encoded by the exons ATGAATCTCCACCATGTTCtgttcttctgcttcttctcag CACTGTGTGGTGGAAACTCTGGGATCAACATCTATACAGGACCTGAAGGAGGAAGTGGAACAATTAATTGCCACTTTACTCTGCCTGGAAACAGGAAGTTCTTCTGTAAGAACGAATGTAAAGGAGAAGACATTCTCGTTCAAACAGATGATGTCAGAGCTAACAGAGGCAGGTACAGCATTGAATATAAAGGTGAATCTTCTGGAAGAGGAATTGTGTCTATGACCATCAGAAATCTGACCCAGTCTGACTCAGGTACACAGTACAGGTGTGGTCTTGGTGGATCTTTGGTTCCAGATTCCTTCTGGGACTTTGAGGTCAGAGTTTCAGATG AGCTGCTGGATAAAAACTCTGGTTTAATCCAAACAGACACTGAACgagaaaatgtcacatattcATGCATCGATGCtgtgaacagagacagaatctTCTTCTGTAAGGGAGAATgtaaaaaagaagaggacatTCTCATTGAAACAGATAAGAACAGAGCTCAGAGTGGCAGATACAGCATTGAATATAAAGAAGGATCTACATTTGGACTGTATGTCACAATCACACAAGTGGTCAAGTCGGACTCAGGACAGTACAGGTGTGGTTATGGTAGAGCTTTGTCTCCTGATTCATCACGCACGTTCTCAGTCATTGTTGTAGACG CTCCAACCACTTCAAAACCAACCTGGACTCACCGACCTTCCTCAACATCAGTCCCATCAGCCTCTACACCACCACCAATAATCTCCAGTCCAGGTCACTCCACACCTTCATCAGTTTTACCTGAAACCACCAACcagcctgcagctgcag GTTCTACTACTTCCAAACCAAAGCTGACTCTCCGACCTTTTTCACTATCTATCCCATCAGCCTCTACACCAACACCTAGTATGAGATTCAGTTCAAGAGGCTTCACACCTTCGTCAGTTTTACCTGAAACCACCAACcagcctgcagctgcag GTTCTACTACTTCCAAACCAAAGCTGACTCTCCGACCTTTTTCACTATCTGTCCCATCAGCTTCTACACCAACACCTACATTACAGAGTATGAGCTTCAGTTCAAGAGGCTTCACAACTATATCATTTTTACCTGAAACCACCAACCAGCCTGCAGCTGCATGTACACCTCATGGAGTTAACAGTTTCAAACATTCATCATTCTGGTGTTTTCAAGCTTCGACCACTTCAAAACTAAACCGGACTCTCCTACCTTTTTCAGCATCAATCCCATCAGCTACCACAGCAACATCACACAGATTAAGCACAACTTCATCAGTTTTTCCTGTCAGCACCGACCAGTCCGCAAGTGCATCACAATTCTCAGTGCAGTGTCTGTCTACCTGCCAATCAGCttcaagaacaaaaacatttttgtttcagcaAATGACAACAACCTGCTGCAAAATGTCATATTAG
- the LOC108883154 gene encoding uncharacterized protein LOC108883154 isoform X2, giving the protein MNLHHVLFFCFFSALCGGNSGINIYTGPEGGSGTINCHFTLPGNRKFFCKNECKGEDILVQTDDVRANRGRYSIEYKGESSGRGIVSMTIRNLTQSDSGTQYRCGLGGSLVPDSFWDFEVRVSDELLDRKSGFIRTNIEGENVTYPCIDAVNRSRIFFCKGECKKEEDILIETDKSRAQSGRYSIEYKEGSTFGLDVTITQVLKSDSGQYRCGYGRALSPDSSRTFSVIVVDAPTTSKPTWTHRPSSTSVPSASTPPPIISSPGHSTPSSVLPETTNQPAAAASTTSKAKLTLQPFSTSVPSASTPPPIISSSGHSTPSSVLPENTNQPAAAGSTTSKPKLTLRPFSLSIPSASTPTPSMRFSSRGFTPSSVLPETTNQPAAAGSTTSKPKLTLRPFSLSVPSASTPTPTLQSMSFSSRGFTTISFLPETTNQPAAACTPHGVNSFKHSSFWCFQASTTSKLNRTLLPFSASIPSATTATSHRLSTTSSVFPVSTDQSASASQFSVQCLSTCQSASRTKTFLFQQMTTTCCKMSY; this is encoded by the exons ATGAATCTCCACCATGTTCtgttcttctgcttcttctcag CACTGTGTGGTGGAAACTCTGGGATCAACATCTATACAGGACCTGAAGGAGGAAGTGGAACAATTAATTGCCACTTTACTCTGCCTGGAAACAGGAAGTTCTTCTGTAAGAACGAATGTAAAGGAGAAGACATTCTCGTTCAAACAGATGATGTCAGAGCTAACAGAGGCAGGTACAGCATTGAATATAAAGGTGAATCTTCTGGAAGAGGAATTGTGTCTATGACCATCAGAAATCTGACCCAGTCTGACTCAGGTACACAGTACAGGTGTGGTCTTGGTGGATCTTTGGTTCCAGATTCCTTCTGGGACTTTGAGGTCAGAGTTTCAGATG AGCTGCTGGACAGAAAGTCTGGTTTTATCAGAACAAACATAGAaggagaaaatgtcacatatcCATGCATCGATGCTGTGAACAGAAGCAGAATCTTCTTCTGTAAGGGAGAATgtaaaaaagaagaggacatTCTCATTGAAACAGATAAGAGCAGAGCTCAGAGTGGCAGATACAGCATTGAATATAAAGAAGGATCTACATTTGGACTGGatgtcacaatcacacaggtGCTCAAGTCAGACTCAGGACAGTACAGGTGTGGTTATGGCAGAGCTTTGTCTCCTGATTCATCACGCACGTTCTCAGTCATTGTTGTAGACG CTCCAACCACTTCAAAACCAACCTGGACTCACCGACCTTCCTCAACATCAGTCCCATCAGCCTCTACACCACCACCAATAATCTCCAGTCCAGGTCACTCCACACCTTCATCAGTTTTACCTGAAACCACCAACcagcctgcagctgcag CTTCAACCACTTCCAAAGCAAAGCTGACTCTCCAACCATTCTCAACATCAGTCCCATCAGCCTCTACACCACCACCAATAATCTCCAGTTCAGGTCACTCCACACCTTCATCAGTTTTACCTGAAAACACCAACcagcctgcagctgcag GTTCTACTACTTCCAAACCAAAGCTGACTCTCCGACCTTTTTCACTATCTATCCCATCAGCCTCTACACCAACACCTAGTATGAGATTCAGTTCAAGAGGCTTCACACCTTCGTCAGTTTTACCTGAAACCACCAACcagcctgcagctgcag GTTCTACTACTTCCAAACCAAAGCTGACTCTCCGACCTTTTTCACTATCTGTCCCATCAGCTTCTACACCAACACCTACATTACAGAGTATGAGCTTCAGTTCAAGAGGCTTCACAACTATATCATTTTTACCTGAAACCACCAACCAGCCTGCAGCTGCATGTACACCTCATGGAGTTAACAGTTTCAAACATTCATCATTCTGGTGTTTTCAAGCTTCGACCACTTCAAAACTAAACCGGACTCTCCTACCTTTTTCAGCATCAATCCCATCAGCTACCACAGCAACATCACACAGATTAAGCACAACTTCATCAGTTTTTCCTGTCAGCACCGACCAGTCCGCAAGTGCATCACAATTCTCAGTGCAGTGTCTGTCTACCTGCCAATCAGCttcaagaacaaaaacatttttgtttcagcaAATGACAACAACCTGCTGCAAAATGTCATATTAG
- the LOC108883154 gene encoding uncharacterized protein LOC108883154 isoform X8, translating to MNLHHVLFFCFFSALCGGNSGINIYTGPEGGSGTINCHFTLPGNRKFFCKNECKGEDILVQTDDVRANRGRYSIEYKGESSGRGIVSMTIRNLTQSDSGTQYRCGLGGSLVPDSFWDFEVRVSDELLDKNSGLIQTDTERENVTYSCIDAVNRDRIFFCKGECKKEEDILIETDKNRAQSGRYSIEYKEGSTFGLYVTITQVVKSDSGQYRCGYGRALSPDSSRTFSVIVVDAPTTSKPTWTHRPSSTSVPSASTPPPIISSPGHSTPSSVLPETTNQPAAAGSTTSKPKLTLRPFSLSVPSASTPTPTLQSMSFSSRGFTTISFLPETTNQPAAACTPHGVNSFKHSSFWCFQASTTSKLNRTLLPFSASIPSATTATSHRLSTTSSVFPVSTDQSASASQFSVQCLSTCQSASRTKTFLFQQMTTTCCKMSY from the exons ATGAATCTCCACCATGTTCtgttcttctgcttcttctcag CACTGTGTGGTGGAAACTCTGGGATCAACATCTATACAGGACCTGAAGGAGGAAGTGGAACAATTAATTGCCACTTTACTCTGCCTGGAAACAGGAAGTTCTTCTGTAAGAACGAATGTAAAGGAGAAGACATTCTCGTTCAAACAGATGATGTCAGAGCTAACAGAGGCAGGTACAGCATTGAATATAAAGGTGAATCTTCTGGAAGAGGAATTGTGTCTATGACCATCAGAAATCTGACCCAGTCTGACTCAGGTACACAGTACAGGTGTGGTCTTGGTGGATCTTTGGTTCCAGATTCCTTCTGGGACTTTGAGGTCAGAGTTTCAGATG AGCTGCTGGATAAAAACTCTGGTTTAATCCAAACAGACACTGAACgagaaaatgtcacatattcATGCATCGATGCtgtgaacagagacagaatctTCTTCTGTAAGGGAGAATgtaaaaaagaagaggacatTCTCATTGAAACAGATAAGAACAGAGCTCAGAGTGGCAGATACAGCATTGAATATAAAGAAGGATCTACATTTGGACTGTATGTCACAATCACACAAGTGGTCAAGTCGGACTCAGGACAGTACAGGTGTGGTTATGGTAGAGCTTTGTCTCCTGATTCATCACGCACGTTCTCAGTCATTGTTGTAGACG CTCCAACCACTTCAAAACCAACCTGGACTCACCGACCTTCCTCAACATCAGTCCCATCAGCCTCTACACCACCACCAATAATCTCCAGTCCAGGTCACTCCACACCTTCATCAGTTTTACCTGAAACCACCAACcagcctgcagctgcag GTTCTACTACTTCCAAACCAAAGCTGACTCTCCGACCTTTTTCACTATCTGTCCCATCAGCTTCTACACCAACACCTACATTACAGAGTATGAGCTTCAGTTCAAGAGGCTTCACAACTATATCATTTTTACCTGAAACCACCAACCAGCCTGCAGCTGCATGTACACCTCATGGAGTTAACAGTTTCAAACATTCATCATTCTGGTGTTTTCAAGCTTCGACCACTTCAAAACTAAACCGGACTCTCCTACCTTTTTCAGCATCAATCCCATCAGCTACCACAGCAACATCACACAGATTAAGCACAACTTCATCAGTTTTTCCTGTCAGCACCGACCAGTCCGCAAGTGCATCACAATTCTCAGTGCAGTGTCTGTCTACCTGCCAATCAGCttcaagaacaaaaacatttttgtttcagcaAATGACAACAACCTGCTGCAAAATGTCATATTAG
- the LOC108883154 gene encoding uncharacterized protein LOC108883154 isoform X1 has product MNLHHVLFFCFFSALCGGNSGINIYTGPEGGSGTINCHFTLPGNRKFFCKNECKGEDILVQTDDVRANRGRYSIEYKGESSGRGIVSMTIRNLTQSDSGTQYRCGLGGSLVPDSFWDFEVRVSDELLDKNSGLIQTDTERENVTYSCIDAVNRDRIFFCKGECKKEEDILIETDKNRAQSGRYSIEYKEGSTFGLYVTITQVVKSDSGQYRCGYGRALSPDSSRTFSVIVVDAPTTSKPTWTHRPSSTSVPSASTPPPIISSPGHSTPSSVLPETTNQPAAAASTTSKAKLTLQPFSTSVPSASTPPPIISSSGHSTPSSVLPENTNQPAAAGSTTSKPKLTLRPFSLSIPSASTPTPSMRFSSRGFTPSSVLPETTNQPAAAGSTTSKPKLTLRPFSLSVPSASTPTPTLQSMSFSSRGFTTISFLPETTNQPAAACTPHGVNSFKHSSFWCFQASTTSKLNRTLLPFSASIPSATTATSHRLSTTSSVFPVSTDQSASASQFSVQCLSTCQSASRTKTFLFQQMTTTCCKMSY; this is encoded by the exons ATGAATCTCCACCATGTTCtgttcttctgcttcttctcag CACTGTGTGGTGGAAACTCTGGGATCAACATCTATACAGGACCTGAAGGAGGAAGTGGAACAATTAATTGCCACTTTACTCTGCCTGGAAACAGGAAGTTCTTCTGTAAGAACGAATGTAAAGGAGAAGACATTCTCGTTCAAACAGATGATGTCAGAGCTAACAGAGGCAGGTACAGCATTGAATATAAAGGTGAATCTTCTGGAAGAGGAATTGTGTCTATGACCATCAGAAATCTGACCCAGTCTGACTCAGGTACACAGTACAGGTGTGGTCTTGGTGGATCTTTGGTTCCAGATTCCTTCTGGGACTTTGAGGTCAGAGTTTCAGATG AGCTGCTGGATAAAAACTCTGGTTTAATCCAAACAGACACTGAACgagaaaatgtcacatattcATGCATCGATGCtgtgaacagagacagaatctTCTTCTGTAAGGGAGAATgtaaaaaagaagaggacatTCTCATTGAAACAGATAAGAACAGAGCTCAGAGTGGCAGATACAGCATTGAATATAAAGAAGGATCTACATTTGGACTGTATGTCACAATCACACAAGTGGTCAAGTCGGACTCAGGACAGTACAGGTGTGGTTATGGTAGAGCTTTGTCTCCTGATTCATCACGCACGTTCTCAGTCATTGTTGTAGACG CTCCAACCACTTCAAAACCAACCTGGACTCACCGACCTTCCTCAACATCAGTCCCATCAGCCTCTACACCACCACCAATAATCTCCAGTCCAGGTCACTCCACACCTTCATCAGTTTTACCTGAAACCACCAACcagcctgcagctgcag CTTCAACCACTTCCAAAGCAAAGCTGACTCTCCAACCATTCTCAACATCAGTCCCATCAGCCTCTACACCACCACCAATAATCTCCAGTTCAGGTCACTCCACACCTTCATCAGTTTTACCTGAAAACACCAACcagcctgcagctgcag GTTCTACTACTTCCAAACCAAAGCTGACTCTCCGACCTTTTTCACTATCTATCCCATCAGCCTCTACACCAACACCTAGTATGAGATTCAGTTCAAGAGGCTTCACACCTTCGTCAGTTTTACCTGAAACCACCAACcagcctgcagctgcag GTTCTACTACTTCCAAACCAAAGCTGACTCTCCGACCTTTTTCACTATCTGTCCCATCAGCTTCTACACCAACACCTACATTACAGAGTATGAGCTTCAGTTCAAGAGGCTTCACAACTATATCATTTTTACCTGAAACCACCAACCAGCCTGCAGCTGCATGTACACCTCATGGAGTTAACAGTTTCAAACATTCATCATTCTGGTGTTTTCAAGCTTCGACCACTTCAAAACTAAACCGGACTCTCCTACCTTTTTCAGCATCAATCCCATCAGCTACCACAGCAACATCACACAGATTAAGCACAACTTCATCAGTTTTTCCTGTCAGCACCGACCAGTCCGCAAGTGCATCACAATTCTCAGTGCAGTGTCTGTCTACCTGCCAATCAGCttcaagaacaaaaacatttttgtttcagcaAATGACAACAACCTGCTGCAAAATGTCATATTAG
- the LOC108883154 gene encoding uncharacterized protein LOC108883154 isoform X12: MNLHHVLFFCFFSALCGGNSGINIYTGPEGGSGTINCHFTLPGNRKFFCKNECKGEDILVQTDDVRANRGRYSIEYKGESSGRGIVSMTIRNLTQSDSGTQYRCGLGGSLVPDSFWDFEVRVSDELLDRKSGFIRTNIEGENVTYPCIDAVNRSRIFFCKGECKKEEDILIETDKSRAQSGRYSIEYKEGSTFGLDVTITQVLKSDSGQYRCGYGRALSPDSSRTFSVIVVDAPTTSKPTWTHRPSSTSVPSASTPPPIISSQGVLLYVGLTLVVVFILSSLAVLIICIKRNPTLCGLRTRGNSDATNMEISPYENCPPVSKHEDSTYQSLSPASMDQDETYETL; encoded by the exons ATGAATCTCCACCATGTTCtgttcttctgcttcttctcag CACTGTGTGGTGGAAACTCTGGGATCAACATCTATACAGGACCTGAAGGAGGAAGTGGAACAATTAATTGCCACTTTACTCTGCCTGGAAACAGGAAGTTCTTCTGTAAGAACGAATGTAAAGGAGAAGACATTCTCGTTCAAACAGATGATGTCAGAGCTAACAGAGGCAGGTACAGCATTGAATATAAAGGTGAATCTTCTGGAAGAGGAATTGTGTCTATGACCATCAGAAATCTGACCCAGTCTGACTCAGGTACACAGTACAGGTGTGGTCTTGGTGGATCTTTGGTTCCAGATTCCTTCTGGGACTTTGAGGTCAGAGTTTCAGATG AGCTGCTGGACAGAAAGTCTGGTTTTATCAGAACAAACATAGAaggagaaaatgtcacatatcCATGCATCGATGCTGTGAACAGAAGCAGAATCTTCTTCTGTAAGGGAGAATgtaaaaaagaagaggacatTCTCATTGAAACAGATAAGAGCAGAGCTCAGAGTGGCAGATACAGCATTGAATATAAAGAAGGATCTACATTTGGACTGGatgtcacaatcacacaggtGCTCAAGTCAGACTCAGGACAGTACAGGTGTGGTTATGGCAGAGCTTTGTCTCCTGATTCATCACGCACGTTCTCAGTCATTGTTGTAGACG CTCCGACCACTTCAAAACCAACCTGGACTCACCGACCTTCCTCAACATCAGTCCCATCAGCCTCTACACCACCACCAATAATCTCCAGTCAAG GTGTGCTGCTGTATGTGGGTCTGACTCTGGTCGTTGTGTTCATCCTTTCATCACTGGCTGTGCTGATAATCTGCATTAAGAGGAACCCCACACTCTGTG GTTTGAGGACCAGAGGAAACTCAGACGCCACAAACATGGAG attagCCCCTATGAGAACTGTCCTCCAGTCTCCAAACATGAAGACTCCACCTACCAGAGCCTCAGTCCAGCCAGCATGGATCAGGATGAGACTTATGAGACTTTGTGA